Part of the Streptomyces sp. NBC_01460 genome, GCGTGCGTCAGCTGGGAGGAGATGAAGAAGTTCTGCCACGCGGGTTCGGCGATCCGCCACTCCGCCACGAGGTCGGCGTCGTACTCCGCGCCGTCGTGGACGACGTACGGGACATCCGGGCTGTTGAGGCCGAGCAGGGCGGTCCGCACGTCCTCGGCCGGCCGCGGCACCACGCCGTCCTCCGGGCGCCTTGTTCCGGTCAGCATGTCGAAGAGTCCCATGAGGTCAACCTATGAGGGGCCGGATCGCCGGTGCAAGGCCGGCCGTCCCCGCGCGACCCGTCGCGGGGACGCGCCGGTGTCCGGGCGGACGGTGCGCGCGAAGCCGACGCCCGGAACTGCCAAGCGCATGGTACGGACGATCGATCCGAGGTGTTCAGGTGCGGTTCCGGCGGCCGGCGCACGGTGTGTGCGTGCGGGGGGCGTTCGGTGGAGAGTCGCGGCTGGACGGGCGCCCGCGGCCCGGAGCCGTGCGAAGATCCCTCCTCCCGCTCCTCTTTGATTCCGTTCGTGGAGAGGGAGTTCAGAAGGGGTACCAGCGCACCTCGGGGTCGTCCTCGCGCAGTGAGGCGACCCTGCGCTCGAACTCCGCCCGCGCCTTCGGGTTCCCCGGCGCGTGCTGGGAGACCCAGGCGCAGCTCGCGGTCTCGCGTGCGCCGCGCAGGACCGCGCACCCTTCCCAGGTGCGCACGTCCCATCCGTACGCCTCGGTGAACGCGTCGTAGGCGGGGGCGGGCAGGCCGTACCGGTCCCGGGAGAGGGCGAGGACCACCAGGTCGTGTTCGCGCAGATCCGAGGAGAAGGTCTCCAGGTCGACCAGCACCGGCCCGTCCGGTCCGACGTGGACGTTGCGGGGCAGGGCGTCGCCGTGGACGGGGCCCGGCGGAAGGTGCGGGGCGAGCGCCGCCGCGGCCTTCGCGAACCCGTCGCGCCGGCCGCGCAGATAGTCGGCGTCCGCGGGATCGATCGCGTCGCCCGCGAGCCGCAGCCACCGCTCGACACCGCCGAGCAGCTCACGGCGGGGCAGCGTGAAGTCCTCGGGGGCGGACAGCGCGTGCACCTGGGTGAGCAGTGGGGCCAGATCGCGCGGTTCGGACGGCCGCACCGCCGGGGGCAGCCGGTGCCACAGGGTCACCGGATGTCCTTCCGCGAGGCGGGCCAGGGGTTCGGCGGCCCGCACGGCGGGTACGCCCGCGGCTGCGAGCCACCGTGCCACGGCCACCTCGCGCACGGCCCGCTCCCGCAGCTCCGGGTGGTGGGTGGCGTCCCGCCCGACCTTGGCCACCAGGTCGCCGACGCCGAACACCGCGTTCTCGCCCAGCGCGAGGAGCTCCGCGCCGCCGGGCAGTCCGGCTGCGGTCAGTACCTCACGCGCGCGCATCTCGTCCATGGCTCGATTTTCTCATCCCCGCAGGCCACCTTGACGAACGGGCGGCCCGTCAGCACGATGACGGGGGCCGCCCGGGCGGCCATACGGGGATGAACCGATCCGAAGAGACAAAGGGGTCGAATTCATGACATTGACGAGCGCGGTGGCGCGGTCCGGGCGCAAGGCCCCCCGGGGCGGCCGAAAGGACGGCCGCCCACGGGACGAGGGCCGCCGACGGGACGGCGCCACCTGGTTCCTGGTACTGCCCGCACTGATCCCCATCCTGATCCTGAGCGTCGGCCCTCTTCTCTACGGCATCGCGCTGGCCTTCACCGACGCACAGTCGGGCCGCACCCGCTCCACCCAGTGGATCGGTGTCCTCAACTTCCAGGACCTCCTGCACGACACCCTCTTCTGGGACTCCTTCCGGATCGGCCTGCTGTGGGCGGTCGGGGTCACCGTGCCCCAGTTCGTGCTCGCCCTCGGCCTCGCCCTGCTGCTCGACGCGAACCTGCGGATGCGCTGGCTCGCCAGGGCGCTGGCGATCATCCCCTGGGCCATGCCCGAGGTCGTCGTCGGCATCATGTGGCGCCTGGTCTACAACCCCGACGCCGGCATCCTCAACGAGACCATCCGCGACCTCGGGCTCGGCGACGGCAGGGACTGGCTGACCGGACTCGCGACCGCACTGCCCGCCGTGATCGTCGTCGGCGTCTGGGCCGGTATGCCGCAGACCGCCGTGGCGCTCCTGGCGGGCCTGCAGAACACCCCGCACGAACTCCACGAGGCGGCCGCCCTCGACGGCGCGGGGGCCTGGCGCCGCTTCCGTACGGTCACCTGGCCCGCCATCAGACCCGTGGCCCTCGCCATCAGCGCCCTCAACTTCATCTGGAACTTCAACTCCTTCGCCCTGGTCTACGTCCTGACCAGCGGCGGACCGGGCGGCCGCACCCGGCTGCCCATGCTCTTCGCCTACGAAGAGGCCTTCCGCTACGGACAGTTCGGATACGCCGCCGCGATGGGCTGCGTGATGGTCGCCGTCATCTCGGTGCTCCTCGCCCTCTACCTCGTCGGCCGGCTCAGGGGAGGCGAGGACGCATGAGCCTCCGTACGGGCAGAACCGCGCGCGCCGGGCAGTACGCCGCCCTCCTCGGCTATCTCGTCTTCCTGGCGTTCCCCTTCCTCTGGCTGATCTCCACCGCCTTCAAGCCGGCCCGGGAGCTGGGCTCGCTGCATCCCACGTGGATCCCCGAGGACCCGACGCTGGACAACTTCCGGCAGGCCTTCGACGAGCAGCCGCTGCTCCGGGCCGCCGCCAACTCGCTCACCGCCGCGGTCTGCGCCGCCCTGATCGCGGTCGTCATCGCCACACCCATGGCCTATGTGATGGCGCGTCACCGGGGCAGGCTGTCCACGGCCGCCACCGGATGGGTCGTGGTCAGCCAGGCGTTCCCCTTCGTCCTGGTGATCATTCCGCTGTTCCTGGTCCTCAAGCACCTGCACCTGATCAACTCGCTGTGGGGTCTGATCCTGGTGTACGTCGTCTGGTCGCTGCCCTTCGCGCTCTGGATGCTCGCCGGGTACGTACGGGCCGTCCCGCCCGAACTGGAGGAAGCCGCCGCGGTCGACGGCGCCGGGAAGGCGCGCATCCTCGTGTCGGTCACCGCGCCGCTGCTGGCCCCCGGGATCGTCGCCACCGCGCTCTTCGCTTTCATCACCGCATGGAACGAGTTCTTCTTCGCACTCGTCCTGCTCAAGACACCGGAGAAGCAGACCTTGCCGGTCGTACTCACCCACTTCCTCGGCGCGGAGGGAGTGGCCGACCTCGGGCCGCTCGCCGCCGCCGCCTTCCTCGCCACCCTTCCCTCGCTCGTGCTCTTCGCGGTCATCCAGAAGCGCATCACGGGCGGTCTGACGGCCGGGGCGGTGAAGCACTGATGCGCCGCCGCCTCCCCGCGACGGCCGCCGCGCTGACCGCACTCGCCCTCCTGCTGTCCGGATGCTCCGGAGGGGGCGACCGCGACGGGGACGCGGACGGCACGATCCGGCTCAGCTTCCAGTCACTGGCCTGGCAGAAGGAGTCCGTCGACGCCAACAAGCAGCTCGTGCGCGAGTGGAACGCCGCCCACCCGGACATCCAGGTCGACTACGTCCAGGGCAGCTGGGACAACGTGCACGACCAGCTGCTCACCTCCTTCGAGGGCGGCGAGGCGCCCGACATCATCCACGACGCCTCCGACGACCTCGCGGACTTCGCCTACGGGGGATACCTCGCCGACCTGCGGCCCCTGCTGCCCGGCCGGCTGACCGAGGACATCCCGCGGCGGTCCTGGGAGGCCACCACCTTCGGCGACGGCGTCTACGGCGTCCCGTTCCTCCAGGAACCCAAGGTCCTGATCGCCAACACGAAGATCCTCGAGTCCTCGGGCGTGCGGATCCCGACCCCGGAGAAGCCCTGGAGCTGGCCCGAGTTCCGCGAGGTCACCGCGGAGCTGACGGAGAAGGGGACGTACGGGGTGGCCTGGCCCCTCAAGGAGCCGGTCTCCGTCACGCTCAACCTCGGCCTCTCCGCCGGCGGGCAGCTCTTCCACCGCGGTGCGGACGGCAGGGTGACCATCCGCTTCGGCGAGGGCGACGGGGTCGTGCCCGGCACGGTCCGGGACCAGGTCGGCTCCGACGGCAGCGCGGCGCGCTCCGCGCTCGGCATGGGGGGCTCGGACACCCTCCCCGGCTTCTTCGGGGGCAAGTACGCCATGGTCCCGCTGGGCTTCTCCTACCGCCAGCAGGTCGTGGAGCAGGCACCCGAGGGCTTCGAGTGGACGGTGCTGCCCGCCCCGGCCGGCAGCGGCGGACTCGCCCAGGGCGTCAGCCCGCAGACCCTCTCGGTCGCCGAGGACAGCCCGCACAAGGAGGAGGCGGTGCGGTTCATCGACTTCCTGCTGCGCCCCGCGAACGTGGTGCGGCTGGCCAGGGGTGACTGGATGCTGCCGACCGGCACCGAGGCGCTGGCCGACCCCGCGCTGCACACCGAGGAGAACGGCTGGGCGGCGGGCACCGCCCTCGCCCGGGCACTGCGCCCCGCCCCCGCGCAGTCGGTGCGCGGTTATCCCGAGTGGAAGGACAAGGTCGCCACACCCGCCCTCCAGGAGTACTACAGCGGGGCCATCGGCGCCGGGGAGCTGAGGAAACGCCTGGTCGACGACGGGAACCGGGTGCTGGCCCGCTACCAGCGCTGATCCGGACGCGGAGAGGGCCGAAAACAACTGGACGAGACGTATCGTCTCGCTTACGGTGGTGGCATGACAGCGACCCCGCGTGCCCACATCGCCATGTTCTCCATCGCCGCCCACGGGCACGTGAACCCGAGCCTCGACGTGATCCGGGAGCTCGTCGCCCGTGGGCACCGCGTCAGCTACGCCATCCCGGCCTCGTTCGCCGGGACGGTCGCCGCCACCGGCGCCGAGCCGGTGATCTACACCTCGGTGCTGCCCACCGCCGACAACCCGGAGGACTGGGGAACCGAACTCATCGACAACATCGAGCCGTTCCTGGAGGACGCCGTCCAGGCCCTCCCGCAGCTCGCCGGCGCCTTCGAGGGGGACGAGCCGGACCTCGTCCTGCACGACATCACCTCCTACCCTGCCCGCGTCCTCGCCCACCGCTGGGGCGTGCGGGCCGTCCAGCTCTGGCCCAACCTGGTCCCCTGGGAGGGGTATGCGGAGGAGGTCGGGGACCCCGCGACCGCAGGACTGAAGCAGACCGGACGGGGCCGGGCGTACTACGCGCGCTTCGCGGCCTGGCTGGCCGAGAACGGCCTGGGTGACCTCTCCTCGGACGACTTCGTGGCCCGGCCGCGCCGGGGCCTGGTGCTGATCCCCGAGGCCCTCCAGCCGAACGCCGACCGGGTGGACCACGCCAGGTTCACCTTCGTCGGCGCCTGTCAGGGCGAGCGGTCCGACCAGGGGGAGTGGAAGCGGCCGGCCGACGCGGAGAAGGTCCTGCTGGTCTCCCTCGGCTCGTCGTACACCGACGAGCCCGCCTTCTACCGCGCGTGCGTCGAGGCGTTCGGCGGCCTCCCGGGCTGGCACGTGGTGCTGCAGATCGGCACGCACGTCGACCCCCGCGCACTCGGGGACGTGCCGGACAACGTCGAGGTGCACCCCTGGGTCCCGCAGCTGTCCGTGCTGAAGCAGGCGGACGCCTTCATCACGCATGCGGGCGCGGGCGGCAGCCAGGAAGGGCTCGCCACCGGCACACCGATGGTCGCCGTCCCGCAGGCCGTCGACCAGTTCGGCAACGCCGACATGCTCCAGTCGCTCGGTGTGGCCCGGCACCTGCCGAAGGAGGAGGCCGACGCCGCGTCCCTGCGCGCCGCCGTCCTCGCCCTGGTGGACGACCCGGAGGTCGCCGCGCGGCTGGCGCGGATCCGGGAGCGCATGGCGGGCGAGGGCGGCACGCGGCGGGCGGCCGACCTCATCGAGGCCGAACTGCCAGGGAGGTGAAGCGCGGCCAGGCGCCGGCGGGGCCGCCGTTGCGCACGCTGAGGGCGATGCCGCCGGTCGCGTCACCGCCGCTCGCGCGCACGGCCCGCTCGATCCGCGTCCCGCCGTCCACGACGACCACGGTCCGGCCGTCCTCCACGGTGATCCTGACCCGGTGCCCGGCGGAGTCCGTCAGCCTGCGGCGCGCGGCCTCGTGCCAGCGGCCGCCCCGGAGCTCCAGCAGACGCACGTAGCTGTAGCTGAGCCCGACCGCGACGGGGTCGAGACCGCCGTCGCGCACGATCAGACGCACGTTGTTGGTGGCGTCACGCAGACCGCCCACCCGGGCGTCGACGGTGTAGCCGGTCCAGTCGGCGGAGCTCTCCGGCCGGTACGCGGCCGCGGCGTACCCCGTGGAGCGGGGGTACGGCCCCGCGCCCGTGAGGACCCCCACCCCGGTGGCGCCGGCACGGTCCCCGTGCTGCCAGAGCTCCGGCTGCGTCAGAGGGGCCGGGCACGCCGCCGGCGGGACCGCCGTCCAGCGTTCGACGTCCGCCATGAGGTCCTCGACGCCGGTGCCGGCGGTGACCTCCACCCGGCGCACCTCACGGGCCGCCGCCGCCCGGCGACCGGCGGGGAGCGGCCGGACGGAGCTGTTGGTCAGGGCGGCGGCGAACCGGGAGGCGAGCGCCGCGCGCAGGATGCGGTTGGTCGGGCCCACCGAGGTGTGCCCGTCCGCCTCGGAGAAGGGGTAGGCGAAGAGCCGGGGTACGGGCAGGCCGTGGCCGGTGATGTCGTCGTTCGACCGGTCGAGGTCCTCCTCGACCCGCCGCCGGTACTCCCGCTCCGTCTCCCGCCGCTTCTCGCCGGGCAGCCACAGCCGGGCGGCGAGGGCGGAGGACAGGCGGCCGGACGCGTCCACGGCCGCCCGCCTGTGCAGGTCCCGGGTGTGGTTCTGGAAGTCCCAGCGACCCGAATCGTGCATCCGCCCGATCTCGTCCCAGGAGAGGTAGTACGGGCGGTGGCTCCCGACCGAGCGGGTGATGAGGAAGGCGGCCGCCTTCATGCGGTGCTCGGCCAGGATGCGGTCGGCGTGCACCCACAGCCCGCGCGTACCGTCGTCGAAGGTCAGGAACACCGTGGGCCGGGCGGGCGCCGGGCCTCCGCGGAGGTACGCGACGAACTCCTCGGTGTCCAGGGTCCGGTAGCCGGCCGCCGAGAGGGCAGCGAGCTGCGCGTCGAACGCCTCGGGGGTCACCGTGTAGCGGCTGCGGCTGCGACGGTCCCGGGAGATGTCGTGGTACGCCAGCACGACGGGGGCGGTGCCTCGTGCACGCCGCCCCGCGGGGGTGCCGCCCGCGGCCGGGGCGGCACCGGGCCGCGCCCCGGGCGGCGGTTCCTGTACGGTCACCGCCCTGTGGAACTCCTCGTAACGCCAGGCGCCGTAGAAGGGGACGCAGACCATCGTCAGGGCCAGCAGCCCGAGGAGCGCCCGCTTGGGCGCGGAGCGGGTCACGGAAGAGTCCCCCGGGAGAGCACGAGAAGGTACACGGCGATGACGGCGGCCGCGCTGAGCAGCGCGGCCAGCACCCTGGACGCCCGACGGGCCAGATCCCTCATGACGCCCCCCTGGACCACACGCCGCGGCGGACGGTGAGCAGGGAGTACGGCAGCAGCCAGGCGAGCAGCACCGAGGAGAACAGGCTCATGAGCGGCCGGTAGCGCCAGCGCGTGTCCCCGGGGTGGTCGATCCTGTACGCGAGCCCCCAGACGCAGCCCTTGAGGACCACGCCGCAGAAGTAGAGCAGGGTCAGGAAGAGGGCACCGTGCAGCGGCGCCCAGACCAGATGCAGGAACGCCATCACCGGTGCGGCCAGGACCCACAGCGCGTGTCCGTAGTAGAGGGCGGCGGGCCCGGGGCCGCGACGCCACATGAAGGAGCCGGTGAAGAACAGGTTGCGGATGAAGCTCTTCTTCCAGCGGATCTGCTGGCGGAGCAGCGGCCCGAACCGGGCGGGCACATCGGTCCACACCTTCGCGGAGCGTACGTACCCGACGCGCCAGCGGCGTTCGGCGAAGTCCTCCTCGACGAAGGGCGATCCGGCGTGGCGGCGCTTGAGCGCCCTGCCCGTCCAGGCCTGACCGAGGACGTATCCCGTCAGCTGACGGTCCGTCGCGAAGCGGAACGGGGCACCCATGAAGCGGTCGTCGGCCCAGGCGGGGAGGTAGTTGTAGACGGCGTCCCGGCGGAAGACGGCCAGCGGGCCCGAGACGCAGGAGACCGAGCCGAAGGACGCCTCGGCGGCCTTGGCCACCCTGAACTGGCCCTCGTACCAGACGTCCTGGACCCGCGCCAGCAGACCGGAGTCCGTGTTGAGCGCACGGCAGTGACCGCTGACGGCGCCCAGCTCGGGATGGGTGACCAGTGCGCGCACGCAGCGGCGCAGCGCGTCGGGGGCGAGCACGCAGTCGGAGTCGGTGAAGGCGATGATCTCGGTGTCGGCGAGCTCGCAGGCACGGACCAGCGCGTTCTTCTTGCCGACGTTGGCGGCCAGGTGGATGACCGTGATCCCGAGCTCGTCCCGGAGCCGGTCCAGGACCGCGCCGGTGCCGTCCTGGGAGTGGTCGTCGACCACGATGATCCGCACCCCGGGGCAGTCGGACGCGGCCATGGAGCGTACGCACGCCTCGATGCCGTCCACCTCGTCCTTGACGGCGAGCAGGAAGGAGACGCGGGGGTCCGCCGTCAGAGGTGGGAAGGACTCCTCGGGGCCGGGCCGCACCCGCAGTTCGCCCTCGGCGGGGTCCTCGTACCGGCTGTAGGCGACGTAGAGCATGGCGATCGTGCCGGCCAGCACGACGAGTCCGTAGCAGACCGGCAGGTTCAGGCGCGGCAGCCGGGCGGCCTGATGGGCCAGGACGATCAGCAGGGGCATCAGGCAGAGGAGGACGAGCAGCCGGCGCATCCCGTGCCGGAGCGCGGGATCGGTGGGTGCCGCACGGTGCGTGAGCCCACGGAGGCGGCCGGGCGGGCCGTCGCCGTGGGCGGTGTCCGGCGGACGGGGGAGGGGGCCGGCGGGCGGCCTGTGGAGGGTGGTCACGGGCGGTCGCCCCCGTCCCAGGACTCCGTGCACTGCCGTCGACCGGGACCGCCCCTGGCCGTGAAGCCGAAGAAGGCCATCTCGGTGTTGTCCCCGCGCAGTCCGATCCCGCCGGGCGTGGCCAGCCTGCCCGGTGTCCTGTCCTGTGCGTCCAGCACCGTCCGCCCGTTCAGCGCGAGCGTGATCCGGACGCGGTCGGCGTCGCAGCCGCGCACGGTGGCCGAGACCTGGTGCCACCGGCCGTACGCGACGGCGTGCTCACCGGCGGCGAGGGCGGTGTAGACGCCCTCCTCGCCCTCGGGGCGGCCGGGCGCCGGGTATTTGCGCTTGAGAACGACCGCCCCGTCGCGGCGGCGGAAGCTGAGGGCGTACAGCTCCTGCGGGCTCCGGTAGCGGAGCCAGAGGTGCCCGCCGTCCCAGGCCTGTGCGGGGGTGCGTCCGGTGGTGCCCGGCGGCTTCAGGAACACCCAGCACCGCACGGTCGTGTCACCGAAGTCCCGGCGGCGGGTGACGAGCCGGAAGACCGAGGACCCGGTGTGCGGAGCCGATCCGGGGCCGGGGGAGCCGCCGTCGGGCACCCCGGTCCACCCGAACGCCCAGTGTGCGAAGAGGGATCCGCTGGTGACGGCCCAGTCGTCCGAGAGGCGGGCGTCGCCGGAGTCCGGGTGGCTGTGGGCGTACTCGTTGGTGACCAGCCCCTCCACGGGGAAGACCGGGCGGAAGACCTCCCCCGGGCCGTCGTCGCGCTCCGGCGGCCACGGTGTCCCGCCCGCGGCGGCCGGGCCGCCCGTGCCCTTCCCGTCGGCGGGCCGTCCCGCCGGCCCCGTGTCAGGGGCGTCCGCGGTGAGTGCGGCGGCGAACCCGGCGGCCGGAGTGGCGACCGCCGCGGCGAGCAGGGCCCGCCGGCTCGGCGAGCGGCCACCCTCCGGGGCGGGGTCCCTCCTCATACGGCGGCACCGGTGACGGCCCTGGGCAGGCGGTGGGTGACGTCCAGGACGGAGGGGCCGGTGTCCAGCCAGTCCAGATCGGTTCCCGGGTGCACGGTGTGCACGACGACGAGGTCCCACTCCAGCGCGCCGGGGACGCCGACGCTGTGGCGCACGACGCCGTGCCGGTCCAGGCGCGGCACCAGGGCGTCGGTGTACTCGACGGCGGCGCCCCAGGCGGTGAGCAGGTCCATGATCTCCAGTGCCGGACTCTCACGGAGATCGGCCACACCGGGCTTGTAGGCGACGCCCAGGATCAGCACGCGGGCACCGGCGGTCGCCAGCCCTCGTGCCGCCAGGGCCTCCCGGGCCTTCCCGGCCACCCGGGCAGGACGCTCGGCGATGGCCGTCATGGCCGCGTCCACCAGGGGGGACGCCACCTTCCTCGCCCGCAGCTGCCACAGCAGGTAGTGCGGGTCGCAGGGGATGCAGTGCCCTCCGACGCCCGCGCCCGGGTAGAAGGGCATGAAGCCGTACGGCTTGGTGGCCGCGGCGTCGATGACCTGGCGGGGTTCGAGGGAGAACTCCAGGCAGCTCTCGGCCAGTTCGTTTGCCAACGCGATG contains:
- a CDS encoding carbohydrate ABC transporter permease yields the protein MSLRTGRTARAGQYAALLGYLVFLAFPFLWLISTAFKPARELGSLHPTWIPEDPTLDNFRQAFDEQPLLRAAANSLTAAVCAALIAVVIATPMAYVMARHRGRLSTAATGWVVVSQAFPFVLVIIPLFLVLKHLHLINSLWGLILVYVVWSLPFALWMLAGYVRAVPPELEEAAAVDGAGKARILVSVTAPLLAPGIVATALFAFITAWNEFFFALVLLKTPEKQTLPVVLTHFLGAEGVADLGPLAAAAFLATLPSLVLFAVIQKRITGGLTAGAVKH
- a CDS encoding polysaccharide deacetylase family protein, which gives rise to MTRSAPKRALLGLLALTMVCVPFYGAWRYEEFHRAVTVQEPPPGARPGAAPAAGGTPAGRRARGTAPVVLAYHDISRDRRSRSRYTVTPEAFDAQLAALSAAGYRTLDTEEFVAYLRGGPAPARPTVFLTFDDGTRGLWVHADRILAEHRMKAAAFLITRSVGSHRPYYLSWDEIGRMHDSGRWDFQNHTRDLHRRAAVDASGRLSSALAARLWLPGEKRRETEREYRRRVEEDLDRSNDDITGHGLPVPRLFAYPFSEADGHTSVGPTNRILRAALASRFAAALTNSSVRPLPAGRRAAAAREVRRVEVTAGTGVEDLMADVERWTAVPPAACPAPLTQPELWQHGDRAGATGVGVLTGAGPYPRSTGYAAAAYRPESSADWTGYTVDARVGGLRDATNNVRLIVRDGGLDPVAVGLSYSYVRLLELRGGRWHEAARRRLTDSAGHRVRITVEDGRTVVVVDGGTRIERAVRASGGDATGGIALSVRNGGPAGAWPRFTSLAVRPR
- a CDS encoding glycosyltransferase family 2 protein encodes the protein MTTLHRPPAGPLPRPPDTAHGDGPPGRLRGLTHRAAPTDPALRHGMRRLLVLLCLMPLLIVLAHQAARLPRLNLPVCYGLVVLAGTIAMLYVAYSRYEDPAEGELRVRPGPEESFPPLTADPRVSFLLAVKDEVDGIEACVRSMAASDCPGVRIIVVDDHSQDGTGAVLDRLRDELGITVIHLAANVGKKNALVRACELADTEIIAFTDSDCVLAPDALRRCVRALVTHPELGAVSGHCRALNTDSGLLARVQDVWYEGQFRVAKAAEASFGSVSCVSGPLAVFRRDAVYNYLPAWADDRFMGAPFRFATDRQLTGYVLGQAWTGRALKRRHAGSPFVEEDFAERRWRVGYVRSAKVWTDVPARFGPLLRQQIRWKKSFIRNLFFTGSFMWRRGPGPAALYYGHALWVLAAPVMAFLHLVWAPLHGALFLTLLYFCGVVLKGCVWGLAYRIDHPGDTRWRYRPLMSLFSSVLLAWLLPYSLLTVRRGVWSRGAS
- a CDS encoding ABC transporter substrate-binding protein is translated as MRRRLPATAAALTALALLLSGCSGGGDRDGDADGTIRLSFQSLAWQKESVDANKQLVREWNAAHPDIQVDYVQGSWDNVHDQLLTSFEGGEAPDIIHDASDDLADFAYGGYLADLRPLLPGRLTEDIPRRSWEATTFGDGVYGVPFLQEPKVLIANTKILESSGVRIPTPEKPWSWPEFREVTAELTEKGTYGVAWPLKEPVSVTLNLGLSAGGQLFHRGADGRVTIRFGEGDGVVPGTVRDQVGSDGSAARSALGMGGSDTLPGFFGGKYAMVPLGFSYRQQVVEQAPEGFEWTVLPAPAGSGGLAQGVSPQTLSVAEDSPHKEEAVRFIDFLLRPANVVRLARGDWMLPTGTEALADPALHTEENGWAAGTALARALRPAPAQSVRGYPEWKDKVATPALQEYYSGAIGAGELRKRLVDDGNRVLARYQR
- a CDS encoding phosphotransferase enzyme family protein; protein product: MDEMRAREVLTAAGLPGGAELLALGENAVFGVGDLVAKVGRDATHHPELRERAVREVAVARWLAAAGVPAVRAAEPLARLAEGHPVTLWHRLPPAVRPSEPRDLAPLLTQVHALSAPEDFTLPRRELLGGVERWLRLAGDAIDPADADYLRGRRDGFAKAAAALAPHLPPGPVHGDALPRNVHVGPDGPVLVDLETFSSDLREHDLVVLALSRDRYGLPAPAYDAFTEAYGWDVRTWEGCAVLRGARETASCAWVSQHAPGNPKARAEFERRVASLREDDPEVRWYPF
- a CDS encoding carbohydrate ABC transporter permease, with the protein product MTLTSAVARSGRKAPRGGRKDGRPRDEGRRRDGATWFLVLPALIPILILSVGPLLYGIALAFTDAQSGRTRSTQWIGVLNFQDLLHDTLFWDSFRIGLLWAVGVTVPQFVLALGLALLLDANLRMRWLARALAIIPWAMPEVVVGIMWRLVYNPDAGILNETIRDLGLGDGRDWLTGLATALPAVIVVGVWAGMPQTAVALLAGLQNTPHELHEAAALDGAGAWRRFRTVTWPAIRPVALAISALNFIWNFNSFALVYVLTSGGPGGRTRLPMLFAYEEAFRYGQFGYAAAMGCVMVAVISVLLALYLVGRLRGGEDA
- the mgt gene encoding macrolide-inactivating glycosyltransferase; the protein is MTATPRAHIAMFSIAAHGHVNPSLDVIRELVARGHRVSYAIPASFAGTVAATGAEPVIYTSVLPTADNPEDWGTELIDNIEPFLEDAVQALPQLAGAFEGDEPDLVLHDITSYPARVLAHRWGVRAVQLWPNLVPWEGYAEEVGDPATAGLKQTGRGRAYYARFAAWLAENGLGDLSSDDFVARPRRGLVLIPEALQPNADRVDHARFTFVGACQGERSDQGEWKRPADAEKVLLVSLGSSYTDEPAFYRACVEAFGGLPGWHVVLQIGTHVDPRALGDVPDNVEVHPWVPQLSVLKQADAFITHAGAGGSQEGLATGTPMVAVPQAVDQFGNADMLQSLGVARHLPKEEADAASLRAAVLALVDDPEVAARLARIRERMAGEGGTRRAADLIEAELPGR